A segment of the Dethiosulfovibrio russensis genome:
GTCGTCTCTTATGCCTCAATCCAGAAGGGGGCTGAGACAGGATGTGCTGATCGGAATTCTGATGACCCGTCTGGTGCCTTCGGAAACGCCATCCTCCATCAAGTCTCCTACCGTCGAGACGCCTAATGAGGAGCCGAGTAAAGTCTCTAGACCGGTTTCGGCGAAGCCGACGCCCGTATCCGTTCCCGGGTCAGACGAAGAGGATCCGCCACTGTGGTCTCGCTTTGGGGATATACCCCATATAGTTTCCGCCCTGGCTTTTTGCGCCATATCTAAGTCCGACGACGAGATGGAGGTCGTGGTACCTCCGGAAAGGGCCTTCTGCTTCGAGCTTCTCTCCGGAGAGAGAAACGCCTATATACTGCAGTCCGTACTGAACGAGGACGGATGGGAGGGGCGAGTCGTCTTTCGTTGCGGAGACCGAGAGAGGGTCTACGAGCCCCTATCGGCTCCTTCGTCGCAGGAACTTCCCCTGGAGGTCGATCGGGAGGACCAGAGGGAGACTGTTAAAGAGGTAAAATCGACGGATGTCTCCAAGGCAGGGAATGTAGAGGTCCCCGACGGGGACGACGGTTTATTGAGAGCCCTTCAGGTGGTCCGGTCCCAGACCTCCGGGGAGGTACTTTACCTTCGTAAAGACGAGGAGATAGAGAAGGAGGATGAGATAGACGGTGACTAAGGAAAAGAATTTCGTCCACCTTCACGTCCATACGGAATACAGCCTTCTTGACGGTGCCATCCGGTGCAAGGAGCTTGCCAGAAGGGCCAAGGAATGGGATATGCCCGCCGTAGCCATATCGGATCACGGCGTGATGTACGGTGTCATAGAATTTTACCAGGCCTGCAAGGACGAGGGAATCAAGCCGATCATAGGGTGCGAGATCTACGTTGCCCCAGAGGGAATAGAGGAGAAGAGAAAGGAAAATCCGATAAACCACCTTCTCCTCCTGGCGGAGAACGACGTCGGATATCACAACCTGGTAAAGCTGGTCTCCATCGCCAACACCGACGGCTTCTACTACAAACCCAGGGTGGACCACGACCTTCTGTCCCGTCACAGCGAGGGGATCATAGCCTGTTCCGCCTGTCTTGCCGGAGAGATCCCCCAGCTTCTCATAGCAGGAGAGGACGATAAGGCCCTGGATAGGGCGAATCTCTACAGGGATATATTCGGCGAGGACAACTTCTTTCTCGAGATACAGTACAACCATATCCCTCAGCAGGCGGTTGTCAACAAGGGACTGATAGAGATGTCCCGTAAGCACGGTTTCCCTCTGGTGGCCACCACCGACTCGCACTACATGAACGAGGAGGACTACGACTGGCACGAGATTCTTCTGTGCGTGGGGACCAACTCGACCTTGGACGACCCTAAGAGGATGTCCTTCGAGACCAACGACTTCTACCTTCGTTCCGCCGAGGAGATGTGGGAGATATTCGGGGACGACGTGCCGGAGGCTCTGGAGAATACACTGAAAATAGCGGAGAGATGCGACGTCTCTTTCGATCTTGGTACGAGAGAGTATAAGCTTCCCCAGTTCGATATACCCGAGGGTGAGACCTTGGAGAGCTTTCTGGAGAAAAGTGCCTTCGATGGACTCAAGGATAGGCTGAAGGGCGCGCCCTTGACGGAGGAGTACAGACGGAGACTCGAGTACGAGTTATCGGTTATCAACCAGATGGGGTTTCCCGGCTATTTTCTGATAATCGCCGACGTCATACAGGCCTGTAAGGAGAGGGGGATCCCCATAGGTCCCGGAAGAGGCTCCGCCGCTGGGTCTCTGGTGGCCTACGCCATGAAGATAACCGAGCTGGATCCCATAAAGTACGGCCTTATCTTCGAGAGATTCCTCAACCCCGAGAGGGTGACCATGCCCGATATAGACACGGACGTCTCCGACAAGGGGCGGGAGGATCTTCTAAGATACGTCGTGGAGAAATACGGGGTGGAAAACGTCTCCCAGATAATAACCTTCGGTAGGATGAAGACCAAGGCTGCCATAAAGGACGTGGGAAGGGCCATGGGTATTCCCTACGCCGAGGTGGACAGGGTAGCCAAACTCGTTCCCGACGGAGTGAAGTCCATCGCCGACGCTATCTCCCTGACCCCGGATCTCAAGGAAATCCGTGACAAGGACCCTAAGATGAGGACATTGCTGGAGAGCGCCGCCAAGATAGAGGGTTTGGCCAGGCATTGTTCCCAGCATGCCGCCGGAGTGGTAATAACCCCCATGCCTCTGACCGACCTGGTCCCGGTCCGTAAGATAGGGGAGAACCAGGTAGTGACGCAATTCTCGATGGAGCCTGTCGAGAGGCTGGGGTTGGTCAAGATGGACTTTCTGGGACTTCAGACCCTCTCCATATTGGAGGAGGCGTTGGAAAATATAAAGACCAACGGCAAGGAACCTCCGAACCTGAACGAACTGCCCATGGACGACCAGCCTACTTTTAAGATGCTCCAGGCGGGAGATACCCTGGGAGTGTTCCAGTTGGAGTCTGCCGGTATGAGACGGTTGCTCAAGAAGATGCTTCCCGACAGCTTCGAGGACGTCATAGCTGTGCTGGCTCTCTATCGCCCCGGTCCTCTGGAGAGTGGCATGTTGGATCAGTACGTGGAGTGCAAGCACGGCAGGGCCATGGCCCATTATCTTCATCCCATGCTGGAGGACGTCCTGAAGGAAACCCACGGTGTCATTCTCTATCAGGAACAGGTTATGAAATGCGCATCCACCCTCGCTGGTTACACCCTGGGAGGAGCGGATCTTCTTCGCAGAGCCATGGGGAAAAAAAAGGTCGAGGTCATGAACGAGCAGAGGGCCATCTTCCTCTCCGGAGCGGAGAAGCAGGGAGTTGACAAGGCCAAGGCCGACGAGATCTTCGACATAATACAGAAGTTCGCCGGATACGGCTTCAACAAATCCCACAGCGCTGCCTATGCTCTCATCAGCTACCAGACGGCCTATCTCAAAGCCCATTACGACAGGGAATTCATGGCAGCTTACCTTACCAGTCAGATAGGGTCGAAAAAGGACGTCATGGCAGCCTACGTCAGGGAGGTCAGAAAATCTGGCATACCAGTGTTGCCCCCGGACGTAAACCAGTCCCGTTCGGCCTTCACTGCGGCGGAGAACGTAATCCGTTTCGGCCTCGAGGCCGTGGGCAAGGTGGGAGCGGGAGCTGTAGAGGCCATCATAAAGGCCAGGGAAGAGGGAGGCCTCTTCAAGGATCTCTGGGATTTTCTGGACCGGGTAGACGTTCACTGTCTGAACAAGGGGGTCATGGAAAACCTCATAAAGGCCGGGGCGTTCGACAGCATATCTCCAAATCGCAGACAGCTCATGGAATCCTTTCCGGCCATGATGGACTATGCATTGAAACGGGGTTGCGACGGAGACCAATGTTCGCTTTTCGGGGAACAGGAGGCGGCTGTTCACCCAGATATGGTAGAGGTCGAGGATTACGATATACAGGAAAAACTGGAGATGGAAAAGTCCGCCATAGGCATGTATATATCGGGGCATCCCTTCGAGAGACATGAGGAGAGGGCCTCCAGACACGTCAACTGCACCATCTCCGATCTGGAGCTTTGGAGGAGCGAGAAGGTGTCTCCCTGCTTTGCCGGCATGTTGGTGGGGTCGGTGGAAAAATATACCAAAAGAGGGGATCCTATGGGGATACTTCGTTTCGAGGATTGTTCCGGAGAGATCGAGGCAGTGTGTTTCCCCAAACCCAGGGAAGGAAGACCCTGGTTGGATATCAAGCCCTCTTTGATTCTGGGGGATCCCTATCTGGTCAGAGGGTCCGTGCAGGATCGGGGCGGGGTGAACGTCCTCGTGAACGAGGTAGTTCCCCTGAAGGGAGATCTTGCAGGCGTCAGGCGATACGCCGAGATATCCATTCGGGAGGAGGCTTTCAGGGAGTCCTTTTTCAGGGAGTTTTTGCGTATATTGAAGGGGCATCCGGGCGATAGTTCGGTCTTGTTGAGGTTGGAGGGCGACCACGAAAGAGCGTGCGTGGTCCTGGAAGATATCAGAATATCCCCTAGCTCGGATCTCCGTAAAAAACTGGAGAGTTTGATTTCCTCCGACCTAGTCGCTTTGAGGATATAGAGTCTTTTTTCGGAGGTGAAATGTAGTATGCAGAGAAAGGTCAAGATAATATGCACATTGGGTCCCTCCAGCTCCGACAGAGAGGTATTGGCGGAGATGATAAAGGGAGGCATGACTGTGGCTCGCCTGAACTTCAGCCATGGAACTCACGAGGGGCATCTCGATACTTTGAGGTTGGTCCGCGGTCTATCCGATGTGTACGGAGGCCCGGTGCCGATCATGCTTGACACCAAGGGACCGGAGATAAGGACCGGGCTTCTGAAAGACGGAACCACCGATCTCGTTCAGGGCTCCGCCTTTTCCCTGAGGCTTAAAGACGATTCTCCCGGGGACTCCTCCGGCGTGTGGGTTACCTATCATCTCTTGGGAGACGAGGTTTCGGTGGGACAGGATGTCTTCATAGACGACGGTACTATTCATCTCAGGATAGAGTCCATCTCGAAAGAGTCTGTCGACTGTTCCGTGGTGGTCGGAGGTTCTTTGGGCAACAGAAAGGGCGTCAACGTGCCCGGAGCGAACTTCTCCTTCTCCGCCATGTCCGAAAAGGACAGGGAGGACATACTATGGGGCGTGGAAAACGACGTGGATTTCGTGGCTGTCTCTTTCGTTAGGGACAGACAGGACGTCCTGGCTGTTAGAAAGGTAATAGAGGATGCCGGTGGAAACATAAAGATAGTCGCCAAGATCGAGACCCGCCAGGCGGTGGCTAACATAGACGAGATAGCCGAGGTCGTCGACGGGATGATGATAGCCAGAGGAGATCTGGGAGTCGAGATCCCGACCGAGGAGGTTCCGCTGGTCCAGAAAAGATTGATAGATATATGCAGAGGTCAGGGGAAACCGGTTATAGTGGCCACCCAGATGCTGGACTCTATGATCAGAAATCCAAGGCCTACCAGAGCGGAGGCCAGCGACGTGGCTAATGCGGTTCTCGACGGAGCCGACGTATTGATGCTCTCGGGAGAGACCGCGGCGGGGAAATATCCTGCGAGGTCCGTGGAGACAATGTCCAGGATAATCTCCAAGGCGGAGGAACAGCTCGAAAGATGGCAGCGTCCTTTCGAGGTTCCCGCCGTGCCCAACAGCGTTCCGGACGCGGTCAGTATGGCCGCGGTGGAGATAGCTAAAAAAACCGGGGCCAAGGCTATTCTTTCCCTTACCAGAAGCGGAGTTACCGCCAGGATGGTAAGCAAATATCGTCCGGATTGTCCTATTATCGCCACCACTCCATCGGTAAAGACGCAAAAAGAGCTCTCGCTCAGTTGGGGAGTCGTCCCCCTTTTCAAGAGCACCGACGGTTCCGAGGACGAGGCGATAGAGGGAGCGGTCGCCGCCGCCATGGGGCGAGGATTTCTATCCGAAGGGGATATGGTAGTGATAACCGCCGGTATGCCCTTGGACGTGCCGGGGACTACGAATATGGTGAGGGTCCATACCATAGGGCGAATCGTCCTCAAAGGCCTTTCTGTGATTCCCAAGGTCCTGGCCGGTCGGGTGTTTAAAGCTTCTTCCGCCGAGGAAGCCCAGTCCATGCAGGACGGGGATATACTGGTGACTCCCTTTACCGATGGATCTTACATGTCGGCTTTAAAGCGAGCTGGCGCTTTGATCACGGAGGAGGGAGGGCTTACGTCCCCCTCGGCTATAATGGCCCTTGAACTTGGATTGCCCTGTATCGTCAACGCTTCTCGATGCATGGATTCCCTTAAGACCGGAAACATCGTGACGGTAGACAGCGGGAAAGGACTGGTCTACGAGGGGACTGTAAACGTTGGAGCCTAGCTTACGTTTTTCCCCTTTTTCTCCGTGGGAGACGCTCGTCGGTAACTTTGAACCGGTCCGATGGGGAGCGGTTGCCATTCCTATCTTATCGACCAAAGCTGGGCCTAGAGTTGTGTCGATATTAAGGCCGGGATCGATGAGGTCTCACGGAGGACAGATAGCCTTTCCCGGAGGAGCCAGGGAAGATAATGATCTTACCCCATGGGAAACGGCCTGTAGAGAGACTTATGAGGAGATCGGTCTGGATGGGCGATTTCTTAAATTTCTTGGAGTCGCCCCAATAGAAGACGTGTTGGTCAGTGGTTTCAAGGTTGTCCCTATAGTCGTAGAGGTTGAGAAAACGATGGAAGAATCCGACCTCGTCCTCAACGAGGACGAGGTCGATAGGGTGATTCTCCTGAATCCGAATTCTATCTCCGGCACCCCGGAGATAAAGAGAGGTCTCTATATGGGAGTCGAATACTCTTACCCCATATACCCCCTGTGCGAGAAAATATCCCTCTGGGGGGCTTCAGCCAGGATGTTCCGGAATGTGGATCGCCTGGGGTTCTTTCGGCGTTTGCGGTCTTTTGAACGGTCGTTTTTCCAAGCCTCTTGAATCTAGCGGCCAGGTCGAGAAGGGGATGCATCATGACGGAAATCTTTAAGCTTATAAGATGGCAGGATGTAGTCGATATATTGGTCATATATTATGTCGTCTATCGCCTTCTTTCGTTGCTTTACGGGACTAGAGCTATGCAGCTGGTCAAAGGGCTCTTGGTTATCGGTATTCTCGCGACATCCGCTAGGCTTCTCAACCTGGAGACTATATCGTGGTTTATGGGGCAGATACTGAACATAACGGTCATAGCCGTCCCCATAGTCTTTCAGCCCGAACTTCGAAAGGTTCTGGAGGAGCTCGGCAGGGGAAACATATGGAAGAGACATAAGGCCCAAAAAAGAGCTGAGACGATCGCCGGAGAAATATCGAAAGCCCTTATTTACATGAAGGGGCAGAGGATAGGAGCTCTGCTGGTACTGCAGAGAGGAACGGGGCTGAAGGATTTTTGGCGTACAGCCATAGAGTTGAACGCGGACATAACCCAGGAACTCTTGATATCCATCTTTTGGGTCAACAACCCTCTTCATGATGGAGCGGTTATTCTGGATCAGTCCAAGATTATAGCGGCTGGATGTTATCTGCCCTTGACGGAGGATAGCGATCTTTCCAGGTGGATAGGGACAAGGCATCGGGCCGGTCTTGGGGTCACCGAGGTGTCGGACGCCATTTCCTTGATAGTCTCGGAGGAGAGAGGAGAGGTCTCTCTAGCCATTAACGGGCATCTTTCCAGAAACCTCAAGGACGATCAGGTGCATAAGCTTCTGGTCCATTATTTCTCCGGAGAGGATACGGAACAGCAATCCTTCCTCGATACTCTCAGAGATGAGATAAAATCTCTAGGATCGTGAGGGTAGAACGATGCCTTTTTTTAAAAACGTGGATAACTTTTTCGGATCCAGATTCTTCCTTCGAATAGTGTCTCTCTTCGTCGCTTTGGTGCTGTGGTTCTACGTAAACGGGGATATCGGCGGCAACATGGAGAAGGAGATGTCCTGCGATGTCCAATTCCTTAACCTCTCCTCGGAGCTGACCTTGACCTCCGAGCTTCGCAAGGTAGATATAGGAGTGGAGGGGAAGAGAGATGTGATCGCCGATTTAACCCCAAGAGATTTATTATGTGAGGTAGATATAAGGGGGCTTGCCCCGGGTAAGTATAGGTTGCCGATCAAGGTGATACTGCCAGCAGGGGTGAAGCTGGGCTTTATTCGGCCTCCTAACATGGAGGTCTCTCTGCTCAGGTATGCGGAAAAGGTGCTGCCCATACACGTTTCAGTGGTAGGTGGTCTCCCTGCCGGGTTGTTGATGGACGCTGTGGATCTCTCCCCTACGGAGGTTACCGTAAGAGGACCGGAGGAGGATTTGGCTTCAATTAAAGAAGTACAGGTCCAGCCCACTGTAGATGAACTTCAAAAAGGGGAAAAGTTGACCCTATCGGTTAAACTGATACAATCGGAAGGCGCTGACGACTCCTTGACAGTCTACCCTTCCGAGGTGGATCTTACGGCGATACTTCGTAAGGGACTTCCGAGAAAGACCCTTCCGGTAGATATTTCCGTGAGCGGCTCTCCGGCAGAGGGTGTCGAGGTTAAAACCCTTGTAGTTACTCCGTCGATGATCGAGATAGAGGGGCCGGAAAAGGCTATCAAGAAAATAGACAAGGTGGAGACTGAGACGATAGACCTTACCGGATTCGATAAAGACAGATCGATGATCGTTCCCTTGCGGCCGGTCGAGGACGAAGAGGTCCGTTTTATAGGAGAGACTTCCGTGTCCGTAAAGGTAATGCTTAAGCCGAAAACGGAAAATAGACTGTTCTCCGGTGTTCCCGTGGTCACCAAGGGAAGAAGCGTGTATCCCGGCTGGGAGGTATCTCCCCAGACCGTGGACGTCAGATTGGAGGGGCCTTCGAAGGTGATGAAATCCTTGGAGGATTCTGAGATCCCCTTCTCCGTGTATGTGGACGTCACCAATATAGTATCGAGACAGCTTCGGGTTCCAGTAACGATCGCGTTGAGAGAAAAAGAACTTAAAATCGTATCGGTGGCTCCTGAAAGAGTGACCGTTAAGGCTAAGATAGACTGATGTCATTAGCACAGACGAGGGAGGAGCGCTTATGAGCGACGTGGCTACTAAGAGGAGGCGATGTCTCTTCGGCACCGATGGGGTTAGAGATGTGGCCAATAGGGGCTCTATGACCCCTGAGATGGCTCTTCGCCTGGGCAGGGCCTACGTTCTCTTTTTGACCGAAAGGGGATTCCCCAGGCCCAGGATAGTCGTGGGTAGGGATACCCGCCGTTCCGGACCGATGTTGGAGGCCGCTCTTGCGGCCGGCATGACGTCCGCCGGGGCGGATGTGATATGTGTGGGGGTTACTCCCACTCCTTCCGTCGGTTTTGGAGTGAGGCTTTTTTCGGCCCAGGGAGGTGCCGTGATAAGCGCTTCTCATAACCCAGCGGAGTATAACGGGATAAAGTTCCTGGATGGAGTCGGGTGTAAGCTCTCCGACGAGGATGAACTTTCGATAGAGGACTATCTTGGAGACAATCTGATAGATGAGTGGCGTCCATCAGGCGCTTCGGTCGGCTCTATAGAGAGCAGAGAGTGCGACTTCAACAGACAGTACGAGGATCACGTTCTGGACCTCGTGGGCTATGTCGGTCTCGATAGGGCTTCGATACTTTTCGACTGTGCCAATGGAGCTCTATCTCCGATCGTGTCGGATATGATCGGCAGGATGGGGATGGTCAACTCTTCCGCCGTAGGCAATCTTCCGGATGGACTGAACATCAACGAAAAATGCGGTGTCATGGCTATGGAGGGTCTCTGCAAGGAAGTCGTGGTAAGAGGCATGTCCTTGGGGATCGCCTATGACGGCGATGCGGACAGGGTCCTTCTCTCAGACGGAAAGGGGCGAGTCCTGGACGGAGATATAATGCTCTGGATCATAGGCCGATGGCTTCATTCCCGGGGGGAGTTGGGGACCGGTGTAGTGGCCACCGTTATGAGCAATCTGGCCTTGGATCACCATTTAAAGGACGATGGCATTGATGTGCATCGTTGTCCTGTAGGAGATCGTTATGTCTTTCAGACAATGACTGAAAAGGACGCCAGGCTCGGTGGAGAACAATCGGGGCACGTGATAGTTTTTCCCTACACTAAAACGGGCGATGGACTATGTACGGGGTTTCTGTTTTTGAGAGCCTGCAAGGAGCTGAAGGAGGATATCGACACCTTAGTGGATCGTTTCGGTCGATTCCCCCAAAAGCTTACCAACATAGTCGTCAAGGATAAGAGTCGTGTTATGAACGATGGCAATATAGCTTCGGCGGTGGAATCCGCTTCGAGAGATCTAGGCGATACCGGCAGAGTTTTCCTCAGACCGTCCGGCACGGAGCCCTTAGTTAGACTCCTCGTCGAATGTAAGGACCCGAATCTGATGGAGGAGATATCCTCCGATCTACAGAAGCGCATATTGGAGATGATAGTATGACCCACTTTGAGTGCATCTTTCCGGTGGCGGGACTGGGTACGAGATTTCTGCCTGCTACGAAAGAAATTCCCAAGGAGATGATCCCTCTTTTAGACCGCCCAGTAATCCACTATGGAGTAGATGAGGCCCGTAACTCGGGGTGCTCTAGGATGATAATGGTCACAGGACGCTCAAAGGGCTGTCTGGAGGATTATTTCGATCGTTCCTGGGAATTGGAGAGAATTCTTGAAGCCAGGGGGAAGGAACGTCTTCTGGGCGTCGTCAGGGAGACCTCCTCTATGGGGGATATCCTCTCGGTAAGACAGAACGCCCCGCTTGGGCTCGGTCACGCCGTACTTTGCGGAGAGCCACTGTGTAACGGTGAGTTCTTTTCCGTGATACTTCCAGATGACGTGATGGAGGGGGAGCCCCCTGTGCTTCGTCAGTTGATAGACGTTCACGATACTCTGGGAGGATCCGTACTGGCCCTGGAAGAGGTGTCGGATGCCGAAGTTTCCAGATATGGCATGGTGGCAGTAGAGCCCTCGGGAACGGAGGGTGTATTCCGAATTACCGACATGGTCGAGAAACCCTCTGCTGCCGATGCCCCTAGCAGGTTGGCGGTGATGGGGAGATACGTTCTTTCCAGAAGGATTTTCGACCTACTTAAGTCTCAGCCCAAGGGAGCTGGCGGAGAGTATCAATTGACCGATGGCATAAGAACCTTGATAGACGAGGAGCCGGTCTGGGGCGTGGTGTATAAGGGAGAACGATACGACTGCGGTACCCTGGAGGGATGGTTGGATGCTAATGTCAGGATGGCCTGTAGGCGAAAGGATCTAGCCGGAGTGGTCGAACGGGCGATGTCTTCAGCCGGTAAATAGAACGACGTCTGCACGGAAAGGGGGTGATATCCGAAGCCACGACTGCGCCCGATAAAAGCGCCTGAACTAGGGAGGCCTAGTTGACGAGGACGGAGGTTATCGATCTATCGGCGGATGCCTCCGGGGGGTCGGGAAAACTCCCTGAATCGGGAACACAAAACCGCTGGGCGACCGGCGGGACAAAAGCTCCCGTTTTTCCCGATCGTGGAAGGACGTGTGTTCTTTATATGTGCGGAATAGTAGGGTATATCGGTCACAGGGATGTGTCCAAGGTAGTCCTGGAGGGTTTGAGCCGTCTCGAGTACAGGGGATACGATTCTGCCGGAATGGCCGTCGTGGGAGAGAAAGGCGTCCAGATAGTCAGAGAGGTCGGCAAGGTCGCCGATCTGGCCAGGCATATAGGAGAATTTCCTCTGGAGGGTACAATAGGTCTGGGTCACACGAGGTGGGCCACCCATGGGGGAGTATCGGTGGAAAACGCCCATCCACATAGAGATCAGAATGGATCGGTTGTATTGGTCCACAACGGAATAGCCGAGAACTATCTGGAGATAAGGGATGAGTTGGCGAAAGAAGGGGTTTCTTTTTATTCCGACACGGATACGGAGGTCATAGCCCAGCTTTTGGCCAAGATCTACGACGGAGACCCCAAAAAAGCCCTGGTCGAGCTGTATCGAAGGATAGAGGGAGCTTTTGCTTTGGCTGTTATATTTGCCGACGACATGGAACATCTCTACTGCGTCAGAAAGGGTTCTCCCCTTATAGTCGCTTTCGGCGATGGAGAGAATATCTGCGCTTCCGACGTACCGGCGGTTCTCCCCTATACGAGAAATATAGCGTACCTGGGAGAGGGCGAGATGGCCTGTCTTTCCAGAGACGACGTGTCTTTTTGGGATTTTGAAGGTAACCCCGTAGAGAAGGACGCTGTGGAGATAGATTGGGATATTTCCATGGTGGACAAAGGGGGATACCCCCACTTCATGCTCAAGGAGATAAACGAACAGGGTGCCGTGTTGAGACGGTCCATGTTGGACAGGATCTTCCATGGTGAGGTCGACCTATCCAGAGAGCTTTCCTGGACCTCCGAATCGGCAAAGAGGATAAAGAGGCTTCATCTGGTCGCCTGCGGAACCTCATATTATGCCGCTTTGGTGGCGGAGAGGCTTCTAGAGAGATTTTCCGATTTGGACATAAGGGTGGATATAGCGTCGGAATATCGCTATAGAGATATTCCTGTAGGAGACGATACCCTGGCGGTGTTCGTCACCCAGTCTGGAGAGACCTTGGATACACTGGCGGCGGAGCGGTTCGCCAAGGAAAAGGGTGCCCGATGTATGGCAATAACCAACAATGGGCTCTCTACCGTAGCCAGAGAGGTGGACGATGTGTTGTCGCTCAAGGCAGGTCCCGAGATAGGAGTCGCTGCTACCAAGACCTTCATGGGACAGATGACGGTGCTCTATCTCATGGGCCTCTATCTTCTGAAGCTCAGAGAAGAACTTTCTCTCGGTGACGAGATGAGGCTGGTGAGGGAGATGGAGGTTCTTCCATACAAAGTGGAGTCCTTGATCGGTAGGGCCGACGAGATAAAGGCCATAGCGTCGCGATACTGTGAGGCCAGGGACTTTTTGTTCCTTGGGAGGGGATTTTCTTTCCCTATAGCCATGGAGGGAGCCCTTAAATTGAAGGAGATCTCCTATATTCATGCCGAGGCCTACGCGGCTGGAGAGATGAAACACGGCCCCATCGCTCTTCTGGACAGATCCGTTCCGGTGGTGGTGGTCATGCCCGACGATAACCTTTTCGATAAGACTCTCTCCAACGTTCAGGAGACGAAAGCCAGGAATTCTCCGGTTATAGCGATTGCGACCGAGGGAAGGAAGTCTATCTTGGGACAGGTCGAGGACGTTATGTGGGTTCCTAAAACTGAGGTAGAGTTAAATCCTTTTTTAGCTGTTATACCTCTCCAGATGTTCGCTTACTACGTGGCCCTGGCCAAAGGCAAGGAGATAGATCAGCCTAGAAATCTCGCTAAAAGCGTCACAGTCGAATAAAAACACGAGGGATCGAGCCTTGTCTCGATCCCTCACATTTTTACGGCTTACCCTTCATCACGGAGGGGGGGAGTTTTTAGAGGTGCCTTCGTGTCAGTCCTTTAACGGCTCTCTGTCGTCGGGGAAATATATTCTTAGATGGGTCAATGATTTGAGGGAGTTGTCTTTCCGTCCTATCGACTCCGGCAAGAAGCGCCACGGTCCTCCGTCGATGCGGCAGAGGGCCAGCGATCGTCTCCCGTATTTCGCCCAAAGAGAGAGGAAGTTTACGTTGTCTTGGTCCTCAACTTGAATCGGTCCCGGTACGAGGTACCCGTCGAACAGGGGAGGGTTCCCGGCCAGAGGAACCCCGTCCAGAGGAGCCAGTATCATCCATTGGGTCATGTGCCACATGGACGCCATCTCCGGAGAGTCTCCGTGTTTTAAGGGTACTATCTGAAACCCCCCGATCTCTCCATAGGGAGATGTCGATATGTCTATAACTCCCGTATGGTTTGCCCTTAGTCTACTGACCGATTGATAGAGGGTTCCTCCGAACCTGCCGGTTCCTCCGACAGGTCTCACGACTTTCGCTATTGTCCTATAGCCTCGTTCCGACAAGGTCGAGACCTTTCCTCCCGGGTGGTTTTCTATCTCCACGA
Coding sequences within it:
- the dnaE gene encoding DNA polymerase III subunit alpha, which encodes MTKEKNFVHLHVHTEYSLLDGAIRCKELARRAKEWDMPAVAISDHGVMYGVIEFYQACKDEGIKPIIGCEIYVAPEGIEEKRKENPINHLLLLAENDVGYHNLVKLVSIANTDGFYYKPRVDHDLLSRHSEGIIACSACLAGEIPQLLIAGEDDKALDRANLYRDIFGEDNFFLEIQYNHIPQQAVVNKGLIEMSRKHGFPLVATTDSHYMNEEDYDWHEILLCVGTNSTLDDPKRMSFETNDFYLRSAEEMWEIFGDDVPEALENTLKIAERCDVSFDLGTREYKLPQFDIPEGETLESFLEKSAFDGLKDRLKGAPLTEEYRRRLEYELSVINQMGFPGYFLIIADVIQACKERGIPIGPGRGSAAGSLVAYAMKITELDPIKYGLIFERFLNPERVTMPDIDTDVSDKGREDLLRYVVEKYGVENVSQIITFGRMKTKAAIKDVGRAMGIPYAEVDRVAKLVPDGVKSIADAISLTPDLKEIRDKDPKMRTLLESAAKIEGLARHCSQHAAGVVITPMPLTDLVPVRKIGENQVVTQFSMEPVERLGLVKMDFLGLQTLSILEEALENIKTNGKEPPNLNELPMDDQPTFKMLQAGDTLGVFQLESAGMRRLLKKMLPDSFEDVIAVLALYRPGPLESGMLDQYVECKHGRAMAHYLHPMLEDVLKETHGVILYQEQVMKCASTLAGYTLGGADLLRRAMGKKKVEVMNEQRAIFLSGAEKQGVDKAKADEIFDIIQKFAGYGFNKSHSAAYALISYQTAYLKAHYDREFMAAYLTSQIGSKKDVMAAYVREVRKSGIPVLPPDVNQSRSAFTAAENVIRFGLEAVGKVGAGAVEAIIKAREEGGLFKDLWDFLDRVDVHCLNKGVMENLIKAGAFDSISPNRRQLMESFPAMMDYALKRGCDGDQCSLFGEQEAAVHPDMVEVEDYDIQEKLEMEKSAIGMYISGHPFERHEERASRHVNCTISDLELWRSEKVSPCFAGMLVGSVEKYTKRGDPMGILRFEDCSGEIEAVCFPKPREGRPWLDIKPSLILGDPYLVRGSVQDRGGVNVLVNEVVPLKGDLAGVRRYAEISIREEAFRESFFREFLRILKGHPGDSSVLLRLEGDHERACVVLEDIRISPSSDLRKKLESLISSDLVALRI
- the pyk gene encoding pyruvate kinase gives rise to the protein MQRKVKIICTLGPSSSDREVLAEMIKGGMTVARLNFSHGTHEGHLDTLRLVRGLSDVYGGPVPIMLDTKGPEIRTGLLKDGTTDLVQGSAFSLRLKDDSPGDSSGVWVTYHLLGDEVSVGQDVFIDDGTIHLRIESISKESVDCSVVVGGSLGNRKGVNVPGANFSFSAMSEKDREDILWGVENDVDFVAVSFVRDRQDVLAVRKVIEDAGGNIKIVAKIETRQAVANIDEIAEVVDGMMIARGDLGVEIPTEEVPLVQKRLIDICRGQGKPVIVATQMLDSMIRNPRPTRAEASDVANAVLDGADVLMLSGETAAGKYPARSVETMSRIISKAEEQLERWQRPFEVPAVPNSVPDAVSMAAVEIAKKTGAKAILSLTRSGVTARMVSKYRPDCPIIATTPSVKTQKELSLSWGVVPLFKSTDGSEDEAIEGAVAAAMGRGFLSEGDMVVITAGMPLDVPGTTNMVRVHTIGRIVLKGLSVIPKVLAGRVFKASSAEEAQSMQDGDILVTPFTDGSYMSALKRAGALITEEGGLTSPSAIMALELGLPCIVNASRCMDSLKTGNIVTVDSGKGLVYEGTVNVGA
- a CDS encoding NUDIX hydrolase — translated: MEPSLRFSPFSPWETLVGNFEPVRWGAVAIPILSTKAGPRVVSILRPGSMRSHGGQIAFPGGAREDNDLTPWETACRETYEEIGLDGRFLKFLGVAPIEDVLVSGFKVVPIVVEVEKTMEESDLVLNEDEVDRVILLNPNSISGTPEIKRGLYMGVEYSYPIYPLCEKISLWGASARMFRNVDRLGFFRRLRSFERSFFQAS
- the cdaA gene encoding diadenylate cyclase CdaA — its product is MTEIFKLIRWQDVVDILVIYYVVYRLLSLLYGTRAMQLVKGLLVIGILATSARLLNLETISWFMGQILNITVIAVPIVFQPELRKVLEELGRGNIWKRHKAQKRAETIAGEISKALIYMKGQRIGALLVLQRGTGLKDFWRTAIELNADITQELLISIFWVNNPLHDGAVILDQSKIIAAGCYLPLTEDSDLSRWIGTRHRAGLGVTEVSDAISLIVSEERGEVSLAINGHLSRNLKDDQVHKLLVHYFSGEDTEQQSFLDTLRDEIKSLGS